The stretch of DNA CACAGATACATCCCGAAAAAGATTTCACATTCACATCTCAGTGTGTGAAAAATGTAGTGCCTAATTTGACCAATTATATAATTGTATGTCATTATACTATGGCATGTCACAGGCTATCCATGAAGCCATCCACATCCATTATCAGTGAGAAGTAACCAAACAAAATAAGATTTACCAAACGGGTAcaccaggattttttttttgtttacttttaagAGAAAAGAGTAGGCCGATAACACATTAGGTACAGCCATCTTTAGTAAAACTTGGCGTGGATACtaagaaaatgacaaaaaaaattagCTATTCCTGGAACAACTTTGTTCGGCCTATGAACGACAAAAATGGAGATTTGCAACCTAGCTAGTTGGAACTACGTGGTATGACAATCTTTGGCTGAAATGCCGACCTCCTTACGAAACTTTCAGCAGGGACTTCGGTCGCTATTCGAGGAACATACCCATGTTTCCTAGTGATTACACACTGAAGATGCTACACACAAATAACTAGCTAAAGCTTTCATCGTCCTATTGTCCTTTTAGATAGCTGAGTGTGCAATTTACAGTTGACGATTAGTGCTGACATAGTTACTTGACAAGCTACTTCCTCATGTAGCTGAACAACTTATCTACTGGACAGATTGGGGTAAGATATGTTGAGGCAGGAGGGTGAACTTTGTGATATTGATATTTTCAGTGAAGGCAGCAGTGGTGTAAATTGGAAACATGTTGTTAAATGTAGATTTAGAGATTCTTTTCATGTGATTCTGCAAATAAAACTGGTTTAACCCCCAAAGTCAAAATCGATCTCTGAAGATCACGCACTCTACAATGTTAAACCTAGTGCAGATAGGCGATTCAGACTATGTAGATATCACAAGCAATATTtttcaaatgaacacattttTCCTCCAAGAGTGCCATCATGGCATTTCACCTCATTTGTGTTACTCTGTATGCATCCATAGCAACCAAACCATGTATTTTAGCATTGTTATGGTCACTCTACCAGTATAGTAGGTATGAACCAAATCCAACAATTCCATATGCAAACAGACCTTTAAGcgaaatttatgctactccgatttCACGGAGTCGGACATAGGGAACGCCCCTCcgaacacagggaacgcctctccgacattaaccgctctctccgaaccctctccgagcacctcggagAGGCTGTCGTGCACCTACTCATTTTTCTAACTTCCCGTACGAGATTCCCGTACGAGGTTTGTTGGAGAGggctcggagtagcataaattaagCATTACAAGCAGGGGAGGACGTTTGAATGTGTTTAGTCCTCCATGACTACCCTCCATGCCTTTCATGAGGTGTGGAATTGACttgctcagtgtgtttgtgttgtcactGAAACCTCTGCACCCTCCCTCCAGACACCACCAGAGAGGAAGCGGCCTGGTGacaccccatcccatccctcaTGATCCCCCTCTCTACCATCACCACAGGCCCGGgaagcgtgcgcacacacacacacacacacacacacctctggctTATTTCATAAAGGCCCAGCTTTTGCTGACTTCCCTACCAGCATTCTCTATTGTCCTGTACATACCGTTGTCCTCCTCTCGAGCAAGACGGCAccagtacactgtgtgtgtgtgtgtgtgtgtgtgtgtggtgagtgagtaagtgagagaaagagagggagcccAGAACACTTTTCTGGATCTAAAAACTGGTGCACTGCTGCTTCAAAAAGGCCAGGAAAAGAATTTTGTTTAGTTTGCTAGATCGCCGGGGGAAGAATGGGGATGGAACGTGACTGCTGCTTTGACCATCTCCTTcctgatgtgttttgttttcatttcatgtcaGTGAAAGTTCAGTCACGGTACCACAAGTACACCAGTGGGTCACAAGTCTTATCAATCAATCTGGCACATATGACATtgcattatttacatttacccTTCTAATTTCTAATTTCACagtgtacacccccccccccccccccccccaaaaaaaaacaagaaaaatgaaAGCCATAACTATTAATTAAACTCCAGATtctcttacaaaaaaaaaagtttgttgcACCTCAGTTTTGTTAAACTGAAATGAACGCTCTGGAGTGTAGTTATGGGTGGTGCATCCCTCCACCCCCGTTCACATATCTCTGCTTTCATACAGAGTACTAGTTATACAGAGTACTGGCTTTTTCCtttcaataaaaacaaatattatttCTTGACTTTGACAGTCATTTTAAGGTGTGTACCTGTTGAATCTCGGGCTCCTGTTACGGAGCTGAAAAAGTcactttttctgtttgtacATTCCTATGCTCATGCCATTGTCATTAACAATCCCCCACCATTTATACACCATGACAGAATGTAGCAATGGAGGGCAAGAGATTTGAGGACCCCACTAAAATGGACAATGTCTTCCTGTAAGCCAACATTCCGTGTATTATCTGCAAGCAACCTGCTAACTATGTTTTATACCAAGGTTTGCCatgtcctttctttttttttctttctttaaagcATCtaacgtgtgtgtctttgacgtCCCAGCTTTTGTAAGTGCTGTCCAGAATGTATGGTTATCTGACATGCTTTCATGCTGTATAAAATCACTGTGAATAGAAGATCCACTGTAttcaaaagaggaaaaaaaaaacagcttgtaTCTGTTGGGCCTGTCTGTTTAAATTTAGTTTTCTTTTCCCCCATCCCCATGGCTGTATACTTTGAATTATACAGGTGAactttttattttcatacaaaTCGCCTTGTGGTTTCTATCCATCATTAAAGTTGCCTCTGCCTGCTTACCCAAGGATGTCTGTGgtagtttaatttcccaaagcAAGCAAAACATTGATAAATTAACCAAGGATTAATAAATCATAAAAGCCAGTATTGAATTTGGTAATAAGCTttcttgaggtttttttttttgtgtgagcatatacaGCCACAAATTAAACTCTACTTATACAAATAccaacaaaataaaattaatttcttttttaatacaGCCACATAATTCACCTTTCATCATTCACCTTGAGACACTATTTTAGAGAAGGAAATGTCACcaggtttaaaaaaacacattctctGAAGCAATAAAGAACCAAATAATACACATTAGAACAAAATGCATCATTAAATTAGCTGGGCCAAATCAGGTACATATCAGcgctcaacaaacacacactgcacaaagaGGTAACAACAGACATGATGGGAGATCGAGAATTTGGAGTCTGTTTCTCAAAAGAGatttttgttgtctttgtcaAACAGGTCCATCTGTTTCcaccggggtgtgtgtgtgtgactacagagaACAGTCCTTTTTCAAGAGGGGCAAAGCAGACAGGACATTCAGAAAGCATTCAGAACActtcacctttttttttacgttttgTTATGTTGGAGCCTTGTGCTTAAATCATTGGAATTAACCTTTACCCATCACCAATCTACATCAAATTCCACACAATGAGAGGGAAAACTGAAAATTGTTTtgtattcaaaataaaaaaaatgaattgtcaGTGGTCTGAATACTTCCCGAATGGACTGTATATGACTGaagcctttgtttgtttgtgagtggggAAGGGGGTGATTGGCTTTCTGGGGGGTGGCCAATGTCCTATCCTTTTCCTCCCTGCTCCCTGTCTTCCCTTCGTGGGCGCCCCGCATCATTGGGCAACGGGGCtctgggggttggggttggtgaTGACGCCCAGGAAGAGGGGCACGTGCGTGGCGTCGTCGGTCAGGGCGAAGAGGAAGGGCATGTTGACGGCGAACATAGGCACGGAGCGGAGGAGGTGGATGGCGGTGGCGGCCGAGGCCTCCGCACCCTcctcactcagggtgatggccGAGGCGTGCTGCACACTGGACACCTGGAGGGGCCCTTCTGTGATGCCAGACAGGTCCGGAGAGGAGAACAGCGAACCCAGACCTAACCCAGGGGACCgcaagagagaagcagacatgTGAAAGGAGTGAGgatagaacagagagagggggatgggaggGGCAAAGTGAGCAAAGGTTTGGAAGACAGAAAAGGAAGGTGAGAAAatcagacagaaataaaataatgttttaatgtacTCCATATTCTGATATAGTATAACTGCAAGTTTGATTCAGCTTATCAAATCCCTCAGGTGCATCAAAGATTCAAAGAAGGTTAAATATAAATGCCGGCGAAGCCGGCACTCACAAAAGTATATGTTTTGTTGTTCTTTGACCTGACAACGTCAGCCATTGGCTTTAGTCTGTGCCCTTTTGCTTCAGTTGCATACCCATAATTCATAGCTTGACTTGTGCCACGTTATGTATGTAAAAGCCACCGGTCTCACCGATGCTGGTCAGAGGGTCCTGCAGTTCCTGTTTGTACTCCAGCTTGAACTTGGGCAGTTTGACCTGCATGGTGCTCTCACTCGGCAGACGAGCGTACAGATCCGAGATGTTCAGCTTCGCCGCCACTGTGGACACATTGTCCTGCCCTGTGCCCGTGGGCATCACCACCAGGAAGCTGGTGTTGTTCTGGAATCTGAATCGAGCCACCTGGTTGGATGAtatgggagaggaggtgaaaaggGATTCATAGATGCATACACTCAATAGACTAAAGCTGATGTTGAATTGCGGAGTTGATACAGTCAGGACTAGATTatcagttttaataataatagtCATTATTCATGACTAAACTATACAAAGATCTTCTGGTCTTAACAGTATCAAATAGAGAGAAGATAATGATTTCTGAGGTTATCATACGTACATTCattacatacagtgccctccacaattattggcacccctagtgaatatgagcaaaacaggctatagaaaaatatgtctttgctgtttatcctcttggtctttcactcaaaatattcacaaaaatcttaccttttcattgaagtaaaattattgaacgaaaaaaaaactgttgaccttaaataaatatttttccccaaaacatgtgtgccacaattattggcacccctagaaaaatcttataattaaaatataactgaagtatatttccagtcatgttttacatttttaagttcacctgtttgataaggaactcttaagaggtcaaccatgacttcctgttccactggcgtacaaatatgaggtgacacaggccaaattccattagtcattcatcactatgggaaagacccaagaacacagtgacgatgtgcgacggaaagttgtggagctgcacaaatcaagaaatggacacaagaaaatctctaaagagttgaaaatacccatttccactatcatggaaataattaagaagtttaaagcgacaggagatgttaagaatcagcctggaagaggacgtgtgtgtacattgaccccacgcaccgtgaggaggatggttcgactggcaaaataatctctAAGGATCACAgttggagaattgtagaggtgagttgagtcttggggtcagaaagtctccaaaactaccatcagacgccacctacatcaccacaagttgttttggagggttgccagaaaaaagcctctgctgtcaatcaactacaaactaaagcgcctacagtttgccaaatgtaagtcagactttcaatggggcgagttatatggtcagatgagaccaaaataaagctttttggcaacaaacatcaaaggtgggtttggcgtagacagaaagatagccatacagaaaagacccccatacccaatgtgaagtatggtggcggatctttgatgttgtggggctgtttttcttccaaaggccctggacatcttgttaggatacatggtatcatggactccatcaaataccagcagatgttaaatgaaaacctaacagccccctccagtaagcttaaaatgggctgtggttggaccttccagcaggtcaatgatccgaagcacacctcaaaatcaacataaaaatggttcaccgaccgcagaatacaggttttgccatggccatcacagtccccctaCCTAAatcccatagaaaatctgtgggatgagctgaagccgagtctacaaacgttgacctcagaatctgaaggatctggagagatactgtatgtaggaatggtctcagatcccgtgccatgtgttcaccaacctcatcacgcattataggaaaagactcagagctgttatcttggcaaagggaggctgcacaaaacattaaattaaggggtgccaataattgtggcacacatgttttggggaaaaatatttatttaatgtcaacagttttttctttcaatagttttacttcaatgaaaaggtacgatttttgtgaatattttgagtgaaagaccaagaggataaacagcaaagacatatttttttatagcctgttttgctcatattcactaggggtgccaataattgtggagggcactgtatatccCAGTACATAGTTGAGGATCACTATGTTTTCACATATACATTACAAACTGTACATATATCCCAGTACACAGTTATAAAAATCATGTTAAAACAAATGGCAAGATAGTGATCCAGAAAGGAAAACCTGGAAATATTAGGAGAGATTCTCCCACCTGGGCCCCTAGCTCATTGTCGACGAGCATACTCAGTGGGTACTTGGGGGCCAACATCATGACTACCTCTACAGACGCGGTGCTGTTGATGTAGAACCGGTCTTTGCCAGTGAGCTCCTTGTCAAAACGGGATTCCCATTCCCCTGTAAACACAAGTTGACAACAGACAACAGGGGCGTGGATTTGTAATTGGGATTGTAGCTGCATGAAAGGCCCACAATAGGATATGTACGTGTTCCCAAAGTATATGTGCCAttaatccagtgtgtgtgtgtgtgtgtgtgtgtttctgtgtgtgtgtgtgtgtgtgtgtgtgtgtgtgtgtgtgtgtgagtgagtgtgtgtgtgtgtgtgtgtgtgtgtgtgtgtgtgtgtgtgtgtgtgtgtgtgtgtgtgtgtgtcctgtactTCGGGCCCTGTAGATGACCTGGATAGCTGCTCTCTCAATAGTTCAATTTCAGTTTTCTTCTTTGAACACAAGTGGCTCACCTTTGAAGTAGAGTGCGTTCAGGAGCAGCAGAACTACACTTGGAGGTATGCTAGGAAGGAAgttggtcatgtgaccctgCGTGACCTTCTCCACCCACTGGTTGACTTCCTCCACGCCGGTCAGTGGAGCAGGCTCTGAACTGTACAGGCGTAAGGACTCCTGCACAAACTCCTTCTTCACCTCGAAACCTACGCACAGATGAGagaacggaaaaaaaaaacgtgatcAACTGGctgaacacagacatgacacaAAGAAAGCTGATCAGCGACCACACCTGAGATTGAAGTTGGAGGACGAACAATAAAGGGGAGATAAAGGACGGTTCATAAAAGGAAaccaaatacagacagacagacagacagacagacagacagacagacagacagagtacatatATGTACAAGTATATTCGTTGGCAGAGGTGTACTCCACACTGATCCGTTTGTGGCTGTAGCTATGAATGTAATAGTCAGCCTCCCTGTTGTCACCATCTCACCTGGGCGCAGGTACAGCCGCGAGGCCACTTGAATGGCCATGGTGTTGAGGTGCTGTTTGAGCCCACTGAGGAGCTGGTGGTAGCAGGGCAGGTCTGTGGCATGGAGGGCCTCCAGGAGCCGTGCTCGTGTTTCGTTTCGTGCCCCTAGGAGATGATGGGAGACCAATGATTCAAGGCAGGAGCATTCGATAAACTGAAATATATCACCTTCAGTGCTGATTGAAGAAGATCGGAATTGGTTTCAAAAAGCATTTTAGACATTGATTTATGTCATATAAGGCAAGGGGGATAGCCACCCAATGCCCAGGACTattgctatacacacacacacacacacacacacacacacacacacatacacacacaggcatgcacatcTATCCaaaaacacatccacatacacagtgacacacacacacacacacacacacacacacacttacccagaGCTAGCTGTGAGAGTGCTAAAGCGATGCTGAGAGGGGATATGAGTACATTGGGTTGCTCTGGACTTGGCTTGAGGTGCTCCAGCAGCTTGAGACCCAGTTTGGTGAGAGACGCCCCCACTGCCCTCTGGCTGGACTCCGGGGAGAAGACCTCTCCACActcaccttcctctcctcctggggGTGTTGAGGAAGGAGAAGATGGTGCAGCTTcatcctgacagagagagagagagagaatgtgtgcagatgtgtgtgaaagaaagtgaGTAGGAGAAAGACACTTCTGGTATTTCAGATACCTTGTTCACTTCCTCTACACAAAGAATTTCTAAAAGTATTAAGTtaaagtgacagtggtacatACAGAAAAGTGTATTGGCTTAGAATGCATTAGACTGCACCTTTCAGAAGGTCACGGGTAAAAGACACGTCTTACCATCATTCCTTGACTACAGAGGGAGAGCAGCAGGAACAGTGTGAAGTGCAGTACCATCCTTGGGGTCTCCGCCTGCAGTATGGCAACCAGGTATTCATTAGAGTTGGTGTGCACACTGACTCTAACAGTGAGTCTGAAGCATGGCGTGTTCAAGGCAACCAGGTATTCATTCGAGTCCCCCCTCTGGTGTGCACACTGACTCTAACAGTGAGTCTGAAGCATGGTGTGTTCAAGGAACCAGGATATTGACTCACTATTCAAATCTCTATTCAAATTAGGTATGGGTTATCTTTGTCCTGAATGGCAGCATTTTCTTATACTTTAGACTTTGTATATCCCTTCAAGATAGTATTATTCTTAGAGGCTGTGCACTGAGTGGACTCTACACGTCTGTGGTCGGAGTAATTCACGTAACATCGTTATCTACTGCTACTGTATTGTTTAGATTGCTCTGTGCATTGCTTGAACATGCATTGCATGTCCTTGTGTATAAAAGTATGTTTTAAAAGTTTTACAAAGTATGGTCAAATGCAATAAGGTTTAATttaaacaactttttttttacacaaaaccacataacctgctgaagtcacaggaatggattttttttttctgatgccAATTTCAGGCTGTCAATACAATGCCATTTTATGCTTAACACTAAGAACACCATCAACCGTACATCCAATCTCAACAGGGCTACAACATACAAATAATGATTGAGCTTATGCAGCATTATCTTGGCATGCTAAATGCTAACAGAGCTAATGATGGCAATGGAGAAACCTGTGctgctgacacagagacaggcaaaGATATTATGTGTTGCCGCTCCTCCGTATACTTACAGTACGTTTCAATTGAAAATGTGCAAATAATTAGCACAGTGCCTAGCGGTTGATGAAGATTCAAATACGTGTGTAGACAATCAGGGAGAGCAAAAACATTTAATGAACTTTAAAAAATGTCTGATCACTTTTCAAGGGCAGAGTTGCTCGGAATTCTGAGGCCTCAtgttaaaatgtatattttaataaCGTAGATGCATTTAGATTTGTTCTTGCTTGAGAAGAGAACTATTTACTATTTGTAGAGGTAATAAAATAGTAGCTATGACCtatgccagttttttttttttttattatttccctCACATTTTGTTGAGCACAACTTTTGCTTGTATATGATACTGAAGAGCACTCTAGTCATGTTAGTCACGACACCTGGTGTAGTAGTCGCTTCTGAGAGTTTAAAAATAAAAGGCCTATACTTACCAAATCTAAATGGGAAAGGGAGGGAAGCCGCGATATCCAAAAATAATGGAGAAAAAGACAGCAACGGTGAATGTACTACTGGACAGCTCACTTTGTGTGCAACACTGCAAGTCCCCCAACCCCTGGTTAATATTTCACCCCCCATTGATTCATTTCAGGCACTACTTAGTTGTAAATGTAAGTGTCAATACACTGTTAAATGTATAGATATCTGTAGGGAGTATGTATAGGTCATATGGTGCCCAAGCCGATAAGGTAATAAATGTCATACCTTACTGATGGAATACTCTTAGTGCAACTTATTTTCAGCTCACTGTGagctgttgtttttctaatttgTCCTGAGAGTCACCGTTCATAAATAATTTTTTTGTGGGGTTTCAAGGCATGGTTGTGGTATGGAGTGTGTTTGGTAATTAGTTCAATTAGTTAGTAGGGAGATTAGTTCAATGAAAACAGGCTAACAAACCCACGTGAACTGTCTTAGGTCCACGTCaccatgttttcttttcaatCCGACACAAAACCAGCACAACAC from Clupea harengus chromosome 8, Ch_v2.0.2, whole genome shotgun sequence encodes:
- the serpinf2a gene encoding alpha-2-antiplasmin → MVLHFTLFLLLSLCSQGMMDEAAPSSPSSTPPGGEEGECGEVFSPESSQRAVGASLTKLGLKLLEHLKPSPEQPNVLISPLSIALALSQLALGARNETRARLLEALHATDLPCYHQLLSGLKQHLNTMAIQVASRLYLRPGFEVKKEFVQESLRLYSSEPAPLTGVEEVNQWVEKVTQGHMTNFLPSIPPSVVLLLLNALYFKGEWESRFDKELTGKDRFYINSTASVEVVMMLAPKYPLSMLVDNELGAQVARFRFQNNTSFLVVMPTGTGQDNVSTVAAKLNISDLYARLPSESTMQVKLPKFKLEYKQELQDPLTSIGLGSLFSSPDLSGITEGPLQVSSVQHASAITLSEEGAEASAATAIHLLRSVPMFAVNMPFLFALTDDATHVPLFLGVITNPNPQSPVAQ